One genomic window of Mucilaginibacter sp. SJ includes the following:
- a CDS encoding YceI family protein, whose translation METQKFEIISAKSNIDWVGRKVTGAHNGTIAIKQGSLTFADGQLTGGKFDIDTTSIKIIDITDPATNAQFAGHLASDDFFNSENYPEAQFVVTAINKGSNDAYRITGDLTIKGITHAVGFDAQVSRAADTVSATGKVVVDRTKYGMRFRSGNFFKDLGDTLIYNDFDLNVNITAKAV comes from the coding sequence ATGGAAACTCAAAAATTTGAAATCATCAGCGCAAAAAGTAACATCGACTGGGTTGGTCGTAAAGTTACAGGCGCACACAATGGTACCATCGCTATAAAACAGGGTTCTTTAACTTTTGCAGATGGACAATTAACAGGCGGTAAATTCGATATCGACACCACCTCTATTAAAATTATTGACATAACTGACCCGGCTACCAACGCCCAGTTTGCAGGCCACCTTGCTTCCGACGACTTCTTTAATTCAGAAAATTATCCCGAAGCTCAATTTGTGGTTACTGCGATCAACAAAGGCAGTAACGACGCTTATCGGATCACCGGCGACCTGACCATAAAAGGCATTACCCACGCTGTAGGTTTTGATGCACAAGTTAGCCGCGCTGCCGATACGGTAAGCGCAACCGGTAAAGTTGTGGTGGACCGTACCAAATATGGTATGAGGTTTCGTTCCGGAAACTTTTTTAAAGACCTGGGCGATACACTTATCTACAACGATTTTGACCTAAATGTAAACATAACCGCAAAAGCTGTTTAA
- a CDS encoding tautomerase family protein — protein MPYVKIELTREGVTREQKQILIKGVTDLITDTLNKDPHLTHVVISEIELDDWGYAGEQTSVLRERGITANKK, from the coding sequence ATGCCATACGTAAAAATTGAACTGACCCGCGAAGGTGTTACCCGCGAGCAGAAACAAATCTTGATAAAGGGTGTAACCGATTTGATTACCGATACCCTTAATAAAGACCCGCATTTAACCCATGTAGTGATCAGCGAAATTGAGCTGGATGATTGGGGATATGCCGGCGAACAGACATCAGTATTAAGAGAAAGAGGCATCACTGCCAACAAGAAATAA
- a CDS encoding SDR family NAD(P)-dependent oxidoreductase, which translates to MKKQTIIVTGASSGIGKEIARYFLEKGDNVVINSTTADKLEAVYHELGAGDNLAMVAGNVSDKATGKKLAQTALDKFGSVDVLINNAGIFETRPFLEVDEAYLDRFLNTNLKGTYFTTQAAIPQMLKQHDGVVINIGTPLVNHALGGVPITAQMASKGAIHALTIQLAGEFGKDNIRVNTIAPGTIRTPMHGDAADQSAGLHLLNRVGEVEDIAQMVYAVAKNNFISGAIINVDGGMAAGHNLN; encoded by the coding sequence ATGAAAAAGCAAACAATAATCGTTACCGGAGCATCATCCGGTATCGGTAAAGAAATAGCCCGTTATTTTTTAGAAAAGGGCGATAACGTAGTCATCAACTCAACAACTGCCGATAAACTGGAAGCTGTTTACCACGAGCTTGGCGCAGGCGATAACCTGGCCATGGTTGCCGGAAACGTAAGTGATAAAGCAACAGGTAAAAAGCTGGCCCAAACAGCCCTTGATAAATTTGGAAGCGTAGATGTGCTGATCAACAACGCCGGTATTTTTGAAACCAGGCCGTTTCTTGAAGTTGATGAAGCCTACCTCGACCGTTTTTTAAACACCAACCTTAAAGGTACTTACTTCACCACCCAGGCCGCTATTCCGCAAATGCTTAAACAGCATGATGGTGTTGTGATCAATATAGGTACACCATTGGTTAACCATGCCCTTGGCGGGGTTCCTATTACAGCACAAATGGCATCAAAGGGCGCGATACATGCGCTTACGATACAACTGGCCGGCGAGTTTGGTAAAGATAATATCCGGGTAAATACTATTGCGCCCGGTACCATCCGTACCCCAATGCACGGTGATGCTGCTGACCAAAGCGCAGGATTACACCTGCTGAACCGCGTGGGCGAAGTTGAAGATATAGCCCAAATGGTATACGCCGTTGCCAAAAACAATTTCATCAGCGGGGCCATTATCAATGTTGATGGTGGCATGGCAGCAGGCCATAATTTAAATTGA
- a CDS encoding nuclear transport factor 2 family protein → METNDQNKAAIEQALENYYFKGIYEGNLDLLNQVMNAGTLLFGDVKGQPYAKTLDVYLDGVKNRVSPKDSDKPFNGKIISVKAVNSIAIAEVQVKMYDFNYHEFLSFHKLGGKWLIVNKMISDTN, encoded by the coding sequence ATGGAAACTAACGATCAAAACAAAGCTGCTATTGAACAGGCGCTTGAAAATTACTATTTCAAAGGGATTTATGAAGGTAATTTGGATTTGTTAAACCAGGTAATGAATGCCGGCACCCTGCTTTTTGGCGATGTAAAAGGACAGCCTTACGCCAAAACATTGGATGTTTATTTGGATGGGGTAAAAAACAGGGTAAGCCCTAAGGATTCGGACAAACCATTTAACGGAAAAATCATTTCTGTTAAAGCGGTAAATTCAATTGCCATTGCCGAAGTACAGGTAAAAATGTACGATTTTAATTATCATGAGTTTTTGTCATTCCATAAACTCGGCGGCAAGTGGCTCATTGTAAATAAAATGATCAGCGATACGAATTAA
- a CDS encoding NAD(P)H-dependent flavin oxidoreductase — MWYNTKASEILGIDYPILQGPFGGNLSSVELVAAVSNAGGLGGYGAYTLSASEIAAIDKQIKATTNKPYNINIWVSETDAPGGTATDAQYEHATQLFKPYFDEAGIPLPPKPDPFKLRFENQLQVILDLRPKVFSFMFGTLPADVMEKCRSLGIVTVGAATTLDEAIALEASGIDLIIASGFEAGGHRPSFLAPAESSTTGTFVLLQLIKEKVKVPVIAAGGIANGRGVAGALTLGADAVQIGTAFLACEESGALPIHRQMLFSDAAKYTTLSRAFTGRLGRGITSRIAKDLAGKETGFLPFPLQTTFMSPLRKAALEQQKWDMILFWGGQIAPILKHTKAAALMQSIIEDTTKIMNP, encoded by the coding sequence ATGTGGTATAACACAAAAGCATCGGAAATATTGGGTATTGATTACCCGATTTTACAAGGGCCTTTTGGCGGTAATTTATCGTCGGTTGAATTGGTAGCCGCGGTATCAAACGCAGGCGGACTGGGCGGTTATGGGGCTTATACCCTAAGTGCCTCCGAAATTGCAGCGATAGATAAACAGATCAAAGCGACAACCAATAAACCGTATAACATTAATATATGGGTTTCGGAAACCGATGCACCGGGTGGAACAGCTACCGACGCGCAGTATGAACACGCAACACAATTGTTTAAACCTTATTTTGATGAAGCCGGGATCCCTTTGCCGCCCAAGCCCGATCCTTTTAAATTACGGTTCGAAAACCAGTTGCAGGTGATCCTTGACCTGCGCCCAAAAGTATTCAGTTTTATGTTTGGCACATTGCCCGCCGATGTGATGGAGAAATGCCGCAGCTTAGGCATTGTTACCGTAGGCGCGGCTACCACGCTGGATGAGGCTATAGCATTGGAGGCAAGCGGGATAGACCTGATCATAGCCTCGGGCTTTGAAGCGGGCGGTCACAGGCCATCATTCCTTGCCCCTGCCGAATCATCAACCACCGGTACTTTTGTATTACTTCAATTAATTAAGGAGAAAGTAAAAGTGCCCGTTATTGCCGCCGGGGGCATTGCTAATGGCCGGGGGGTGGCCGGAGCCTTAACATTGGGTGCCGATGCCGTGCAGATAGGTACGGCGTTTTTGGCATGTGAGGAATCGGGCGCGCTTCCTATCCACAGGCAAATGCTTTTTTCGGATGCGGCAAAATATACTACCTTGTCCCGTGCATTTACAGGTAGGCTTGGCCGGGGTATTACCAGCAGGATTGCTAAAGACCTGGCCGGAAAGGAAACCGGATTTTTACCCTTTCCCCTGCAAACAACTTTTATGTCGCCATTAAGAAAAGCCGCGCTTGAGCAGCAAAAATGGGATATGATTTTGTTTTGGGGAGGGCAGATTGCGCCAATATTAAAACACACCAAAGCCGCCGCGCTGATGCAATCAATAATTGAAGACACTACTAAAATTATGAATCCATGA
- a CDS encoding MBL fold metallo-hydrolase: MKSEVNVTYLGGPTVILEIGGLRLMTDPTLDPAGEQFMINDKPAYHKTEGPATTDIGKIDVVLLSHDQHGDNLDHAGRELLKQVDKTLTTKIGAERLGGNALGLAPWESIALNDEVVITGTPARHGPAGSEKLTGDVTGFIVTIAGLQIYITGDTVFYDGVKEVAEKFKPQYVFIFAGAAKPRGPFNVTMGTNDAIDTAFAFPDAIIIPVHFEGWSHYTETGEMLRQSFNALGIGGQLRILEPGVKTSL, from the coding sequence ATGAAAAGCGAAGTTAATGTAACCTACCTGGGCGGACCAACCGTTATTTTAGAGATCGGCGGCTTAAGGCTCATGACCGACCCTACACTTGACCCTGCCGGCGAGCAGTTCATGATCAATGATAAGCCTGCCTACCATAAAACCGAGGGCCCGGCTACTACCGATATTGGTAAGATAGATGTGGTTTTGCTGAGCCACGACCAGCACGGCGATAATCTTGACCACGCCGGCCGGGAGTTGCTTAAACAGGTTGATAAAACATTAACCACCAAAATAGGAGCCGAAAGATTAGGCGGTAATGCCCTTGGCCTGGCACCATGGGAAAGTATCGCGCTTAACGATGAAGTGGTCATAACCGGTACACCTGCAAGGCATGGCCCCGCTGGCAGCGAAAAACTTACCGGCGATGTAACGGGGTTTATTGTAACTATCGCCGGGCTCCAGATTTATATCACCGGGGATACCGTGTTTTACGATGGCGTGAAAGAGGTTGCAGAAAAATTTAAACCTCAATATGTATTCATATTTGCCGGGGCAGCCAAGCCCCGCGGTCCGTTCAATGTAACTATGGGCACCAATGATGCTATTGATACCGCCTTTGCCTTTCCCGATGCTATAATTATTCCGGTGCATTTTGAGGGCTGGTCGCATTATACCGAAACAGGCGAGATGCTGCGGCAATCGTTTAACGCGCTGGGTATTGGCGGGCAACTCAGGATTTTAGAGCCGGGCGTAAAAACGAGTTTATAA
- a CDS encoding HPP family protein gives MRRRIHKHIRTAKYIVYKETLIDFREHFWTFISSFAGIALIGLLNNRYFSATDNLFLIGSFGASSVLIYGIINSPLAQPRNLIGGHVICALVGVTMHKLIPHEIWLAAALSVSISIVLMQITKTLHPPGGATALIANIGSEKIKALGYLYVFSPVLSGAVILLLIAVLFNNMTNHRRYPNNKKWLHVWRRYRR, from the coding sequence ATGAGAAGAAGGATCCATAAACACATCCGTACAGCAAAATACATCGTTTACAAAGAAACCCTCATTGATTTCAGGGAGCATTTCTGGACGTTTATCAGCTCGTTCGCGGGCATAGCGCTAATTGGCTTATTAAACAACAGATACTTTAGCGCCACTGATAACTTGTTCCTGATAGGCTCGTTCGGAGCGTCATCAGTTTTGATATATGGTATTATTAACAGTCCGCTGGCACAACCCCGCAACTTGATTGGCGGGCATGTGATTTGCGCGCTGGTTGGCGTTACCATGCACAAGCTAATCCCTCATGAAATATGGCTGGCGGCGGCTTTGTCGGTGTCTATATCTATAGTATTGATGCAAATAACCAAAACTCTGCACCCGCCGGGCGGAGCAACTGCATTGATAGCCAATATCGGTTCAGAAAAAATTAAGGCGCTTGGCTACCTGTACGTATTTAGCCCCGTATTATCGGGAGCGGTGATCCTGCTGCTGATAGCTGTTTTGTTTAACAACATGACCAATCACCGGCGCTATCCTAACAATAAGAAATGGCTGCACGTTTGGCGAAGGTATAGGCGATAG
- a CDS encoding cation:proton antiporter has translation MHNADILGRLTQQFNLPFSNPVLVFSLILLIILLAPIIMGKFKIPGIVGFIMAGIGIGPHGLNLLTKNSAVELFSTIGLLYIMFIAGIELDLNEFKRKKHKSFVFGFFTFCIPILIGFPVCYYVLGYSLITSALTASMFATHTLVAYPIVSKYGIAKNEAVAISVGGTILTDTAVLILLPVIMGAKEGGLGFGFWLQLMISLSIFAFIMFVLIPPLANWFFNRYRDSKTLPYVFVLFIVFVSAFLSQLAGVESIIGAFVAGLALNKAVQQSSTLMSRIDFVGNAIFIPFFLISVGMLVDLRVLGRGPQATIVAVSLTLGALLGKWLAALSTQKIFKYSGIQRNLIFGLSSAHAAATLAIILVGYKAQIIDDNILNGTIILILVTCVVASFATERAAKKVVEPIEEPEILTKPQTTGHER, from the coding sequence ATGCATAATGCCGATATCCTGGGCCGGTTAACACAGCAGTTTAATTTGCCGTTTAGTAACCCGGTGCTTGTTTTTTCGCTGATATTGTTGATCATTTTACTTGCACCCATCATCATGGGCAAGTTCAAAATTCCGGGTATCGTTGGTTTTATTATGGCTGGGATAGGGATCGGTCCGCATGGGTTAAACCTGCTCACCAAAAACTCGGCGGTTGAGCTGTTCTCTACCATCGGGCTGCTCTATATTATGTTCATTGCCGGCATCGAGCTTGATCTGAACGAGTTTAAGCGGAAGAAGCACAAAAGCTTTGTATTTGGCTTCTTTACCTTCTGCATTCCCATACTCATCGGTTTTCCTGTTTGTTATTATGTGCTGGGTTATTCGTTAATAACATCGGCCTTAACGGCCAGTATGTTTGCCACGCATACACTGGTGGCCTATCCCATAGTAAGTAAGTACGGGATCGCAAAAAATGAGGCCGTCGCCATCAGTGTAGGCGGCACCATATTGACCGATACCGCCGTGTTGATTTTGCTGCCCGTAATTATGGGCGCTAAGGAAGGCGGGCTGGGTTTCGGCTTTTGGCTGCAGCTGATGATCTCGCTTTCGATATTCGCGTTTATCATGTTTGTGCTGATCCCGCCGCTGGCAAACTGGTTTTTTAACCGCTATCGTGATAGTAAAACTCTACCATATGTGTTTGTGCTTTTTATTGTGTTTGTGTCGGCCTTTTTATCCCAACTGGCAGGGGTTGAGTCCATTATTGGGGCCTTTGTGGCAGGGCTTGCCTTAAATAAAGCAGTACAGCAGTCTTCAACCTTAATGAGCAGGATCGATTTTGTGGGGAACGCCATATTTATCCCATTTTTCCTGATCAGTGTAGGTATGCTGGTTGATCTGCGTGTGCTGGGCCGCGGGCCGCAGGCTACCATTGTGGCAGTAAGCTTAACGCTTGGCGCCTTGTTGGGTAAATGGCTGGCGGCATTATCTACCCAAAAAATATTCAAATATTCGGGCATACAGCGTAACCTCATTTTCGGTTTAAGCAGTGCACATGCCGCGGCTACCCTCGCCATTATTTTAGTGGGATACAAGGCGCAGATTATTGACGATAATATTTTGAATGGTACCATTATCCTGATACTGGTTACCTGCGTGGTGGCTTCATTTGCTACAGAGCGTGCTGCGAAAAAGGTGGTAGAGCCAATTGAAGAGCCCGAAATTTTAACAAAACCCCAAACTACCGGACACGAACGGTAA
- a CDS encoding phenylacetate--CoA ligase family protein, which yields MITQHPEPLAHQPQHEVVKYQERKLQELLAYLSQNSPFYKDLFAAHQIDINQVKTLDDLRLIPTTTKEDLQKRNDDFLCVDKGTIIEYSSTSGTLGSPVTIALTENDLERLAYNEYNSFICADGSSADLYQLMLTLDRQFMAGMAYYSGIRKIGAGIIRLGPGVPSLQWETILRLKPTAIVAVPSFILKLIQFAQEHHIDINASSVKKAVCIGENIRNTDFSLNILGQKITEAWDIKLYSTYASTEMQTAFTECGEGRGGHHQPELLIVEVLDEHNNPVAPGESGEVTITTLGVEGMPLLRYKTGDICHYFDEPCACGRTSIRLSSIVGRKKQMIKFKGTTLYPPALFDLLNGMEEIREFVAEVYPNEIGMDEVLLHLLPINYTDECDRKIRANLQARLRVSPHITYLKADEMQKLQFPEAVRKPVKFIDRRK from the coding sequence GTGATAACACAACACCCTGAACCATTAGCACACCAACCCCAACACGAGGTTGTAAAATACCAGGAGCGAAAGCTGCAGGAGTTGCTCGCTTACCTCAGCCAAAACTCGCCTTTTTATAAAGACCTTTTCGCAGCACATCAGATCGATATCAACCAGGTCAAAACGCTTGATGACCTGCGCTTGATCCCGACCACCACTAAAGAAGACCTGCAAAAACGCAACGACGATTTTTTATGTGTGGATAAGGGGACAATCATAGAGTACAGTTCCACCTCCGGCACTTTAGGCAGCCCGGTAACTATTGCCCTTACTGAAAATGATTTGGAACGGCTTGCTTATAACGAGTATAATTCCTTTATCTGTGCCGATGGCTCGTCAGCCGATCTGTACCAACTGATGCTCACGCTCGACAGGCAGTTTATGGCCGGAATGGCCTATTATTCGGGCATCCGCAAAATAGGGGCGGGGATTATCAGGCTTGGACCTGGTGTGCCGTCATTACAATGGGAAACTATTTTGAGGTTAAAACCTACGGCTATTGTAGCGGTACCTTCTTTTATTTTAAAGCTGATCCAGTTTGCACAGGAGCATCACATCGATATCAATGCATCGTCGGTTAAAAAGGCGGTTTGTATTGGTGAGAATATCCGCAATACTGATTTTAGCTTGAATATCCTTGGACAAAAAATAACTGAAGCATGGGATATTAAACTTTATTCAACATACGCCTCAACCGAAATGCAAACCGCCTTTACGGAATGTGGCGAGGGCCGGGGAGGTCACCATCAACCCGAACTGTTAATCGTTGAGGTATTGGATGAGCATAATAACCCGGTTGCTCCCGGCGAATCGGGTGAGGTGACCATTACTACGCTTGGTGTGGAGGGGATGCCGCTTCTTCGTTACAAGACCGGCGATATCTGCCATTACTTTGATGAGCCGTGTGCCTGCGGCCGTACCAGTATCAGGCTGTCATCTATTGTTGGTCGCAAAAAGCAGATGATCAAATTCAAAGGCACCACGCTTTACCCGCCGGCACTGTTCGACCTGCTGAACGGAATGGAAGAAATCCGCGAATTTGTAGCCGAAGTGTATCCCAATGAGATAGGCATGGATGAAGTGTTGCTGCACCTGCTGCCCATTAATTATACCGATGAATGCGACCGCAAGATCCGTGCTAACCTGCAGGCCCGCTTGAGGGTAAGCCCCCACATTACCTATCTTAAAGCAGACGAAATGCAGAAATTACAATTCCCTGAAGCGGTACGCAAACCGGTTAAATTTATCGACCGAAGAAAATAA
- the acpS gene encoding holo-ACP synthase: MTVLGVGIDMIEVERVQSSIAKEQGFRELVFSAKEIAYCESKTNKYQHYAARFAAKEAFFKALGTGWLKGTAFNEIEISNDENGKPILEPICESAGVINRNGPLKISVSLTHLKTMASAVVIIEQ; encoded by the coding sequence ATGACAGTTTTAGGTGTAGGTATTGATATGATAGAGGTGGAGCGCGTGCAAAGCAGCATCGCCAAAGAGCAGGGCTTCCGTGAATTGGTTTTTTCGGCAAAGGAGATAGCCTATTGTGAGAGCAAGACCAATAAGTATCAGCATTATGCCGCCCGCTTTGCCGCCAAAGAGGCTTTTTTTAAAGCATTAGGTACGGGCTGGCTAAAAGGTACCGCCTTTAACGAAATTGAGATCAGCAATGATGAAAACGGCAAGCCCATTTTAGAACCTATCTGCGAAAGCGCGGGAGTGATTAACCGTAACGGGCCGTTAAAAATTTCCGTATCATTAACCCATTTAAAAACAATGGCATCGGCCGTGGTAATTATTGAACAGTGA
- a CDS encoding C45 family autoproteolytic acyltransferase/hydolase, producing the protein MRNRKFSWKKFRKRLLYTGLVFVGLLFIGFIYLYCVAIDYPPKPADLSSLKLQRKQPSPGFYTINNNWFRKSKSGLFEMYVEGKPFERGVINGKLSKELVVNQEVYFTDQINKIIPSKSYLSFLKYFIAWFNRDLAKNVSEEYKEEIYGISKSASDKYQFIGSNYQRILNYHAAHDIGHALQSMALVGCTSFGTWNDRSADGTMIVGRNFDFYVGDNFAHDKIVAFFNPSEGHKFMTITWGGFVGAVSGMNEKGLSVTINADKTNIPSGSATPVSLVAREILQYAQNINEAIAIAKKRKMFVSESFLVASAEDNKAVVIEKTPDTLDVYDPHQNFIVCANHFQSKGLVHSKENLVQLSNSASPYRYQRLMELLNAEGKNTVQKTVDILRNRQGLHGEDIGMGNEKALNQLIAHHSVVFEPQKLLVWVSTSPWQLGEFVAYDLKKILAMKGMQADHEIMDTALTIKPDTFLNTRAYRNFITYRTLKQKAFDGEEINPDSVVASNPQFYHAYVIAGDYSFKHNDYKKALGYYKTALTKVIATVNEENYIKKQVEKCTKKVSS; encoded by the coding sequence ATGCGTAACAGGAAGTTTAGCTGGAAAAAGTTTAGAAAAAGGCTACTGTACACAGGCCTTGTGTTTGTGGGCTTGTTATTTATCGGCTTTATTTACCTGTATTGTGTAGCTATTGATTATCCTCCCAAACCTGCCGACCTAAGCAGCCTGAAATTACAACGCAAGCAGCCATCGCCGGGGTTTTATACCATCAATAACAACTGGTTCCGGAAAAGTAAGAGTGGCTTGTTTGAGATGTATGTAGAGGGTAAGCCTTTTGAGCGCGGGGTAATTAATGGCAAACTGAGCAAAGAGCTGGTGGTAAACCAGGAGGTTTATTTTACCGATCAGATCAACAAGATCATCCCCTCAAAATCATACCTGTCCTTCCTGAAATATTTTATAGCCTGGTTTAACCGCGATTTGGCTAAGAACGTAAGCGAAGAATATAAGGAGGAAATCTACGGCATTTCTAAATCGGCATCGGATAAATACCAGTTTATCGGATCCAATTACCAGCGCATATTGAACTACCATGCCGCGCATGATATTGGTCACGCTTTACAAAGTATGGCCTTGGTTGGTTGTACCTCGTTCGGCACCTGGAACGACAGATCTGCCGATGGTACGATGATCGTGGGACGTAATTTTGATTTTTATGTTGGCGATAATTTTGCGCACGATAAAATAGTGGCGTTCTTCAACCCATCCGAAGGGCATAAATTCATGACCATAACCTGGGGTGGATTTGTGGGTGCGGTATCCGGCATGAATGAAAAAGGCCTGAGCGTTACCATCAATGCCGATAAAACCAATATCCCATCAGGCTCGGCCACGCCGGTATCTTTAGTTGCACGCGAGATTTTACAATACGCCCAAAACATCAATGAAGCCATCGCAATAGCCAAAAAGCGTAAAATGTTTGTGTCGGAGTCATTTTTGGTTGCCTCGGCCGAGGATAACAAAGCTGTAGTGATCGAGAAAACGCCGGATACGCTGGATGTATACGACCCGCATCAAAATTTTATTGTTTGCGCTAACCATTTTCAAAGCAAGGGACTGGTACATTCAAAAGAAAACCTGGTGCAGCTAAGCAATAGTGCCTCGCCATATCGTTACCAGCGTTTAATGGAACTGCTGAATGCCGAAGGCAAGAACACCGTGCAAAAAACGGTTGATATATTACGAAACCGCCAGGGCCTGCACGGAGAAGATATTGGTATGGGCAACGAGAAAGCGCTGAACCAGTTGATAGCACACCACTCGGTAGTGTTTGAGCCGCAGAAGCTGCTGGTTTGGGTTTCCACCTCGCCATGGCAACTGGGGGAGTTTGTGGCTTACGATTTGAAAAAGATATTAGCCATGAAAGGCATGCAAGCCGATCATGAAATTATGGATACCGCGCTTACCATTAAGCCCGATACGTTTTTGAACACCCGGGCTTATCGTAATTTTATAACCTATCGTACGCTGAAACAAAAAGCTTTTGACGGTGAAGAGATTAACCCCGATAGCGTGGTGGCCAGCAATCCGCAATTTTACCACGCGTATGTGATTGCCGGCGATTATTCGTTTAAACATAACGATTATAAAAAAGCCCTCGGGTATTACAAAACGGCTTTAACCAAAGTAATTGCCACCGTAAACGAGGAAAACTATATCAAAAAGCAGGTAGAAAAATGTACTAAAAAGGTAAGCTCATGA
- a CDS encoding phytoene desaturase family protein, protein MNDKFDVLIIGSGMGGLVCADMLGREGYRVCVVEKNKQLGGSLQTYVRDKVIFDSGVHYLGGLDKGQNLYQIFKYIDIIDSLKLEKQNLDAFDKIMIDNDPVEYPQAQGYDNFIKQLLVYFPDEEPALRAYCDKLKEVCDKFPLYNLRSSDDFYEKADVLEVDTEAFLASITNNKKLQQVLAGNNSLYAGQADKTPLYVHALILNSYIESSWKCVDGGSQIAKLIARNIRDRGGVIIRNKAVRKLVEQEGKIVYVELQHGEKLYADHFISNIHPVKTLEMTDSSVIKNVYRNRLKSLENSVSSFTINIVFKKDSFKYFSHNVYSFKDGQVWHMADYTEQNWPLGYAVFMTPSSKNKEYADGMTILAYMRYEEVKPWENTFNTVSDEAYRGETYEQFKKRKAEVLLDDVELKFPGLRDQIYSYYTATPLSYRDYIGNDDGSLYGIAKDYKHPLKTFISPRTKLPNLYFTGQNLNLHGILGAAMSGIVTCCALLGNDDLIDKIRNA, encoded by the coding sequence ATGAACGATAAGTTTGATGTACTGATCATTGGCAGCGGTATGGGCGGTTTGGTTTGCGCCGATATGCTCGGTCGTGAAGGTTACCGGGTTTGTGTTGTTGAAAAAAACAAGCAGCTTGGCGGCTCGCTGCAAACCTACGTACGCGACAAGGTTATCTTTGATTCCGGGGTGCATTACCTCGGCGGGCTCGATAAGGGCCAAAATCTATATCAGATCTTTAAGTATATAGATATTATCGATAGCCTGAAACTGGAAAAGCAAAACCTGGATGCTTTTGATAAGATCATGATTGATAACGATCCGGTTGAATATCCGCAGGCGCAGGGCTATGATAATTTCATTAAACAATTGCTGGTTTATTTCCCGGATGAGGAACCTGCTTTACGAGCCTATTGCGATAAACTGAAAGAGGTTTGTGATAAATTCCCGTTGTATAACCTGCGCTCATCGGATGATTTTTATGAAAAGGCCGATGTGTTGGAAGTAGATACTGAAGCTTTCCTGGCATCTATCACCAATAATAAAAAACTGCAGCAGGTACTGGCCGGGAATAACTCCTTGTACGCCGGGCAGGCTGATAAAACGCCGCTGTACGTTCATGCGTTAATCCTTAACAGTTATATTGAAAGCTCCTGGAAATGTGTTGACGGCGGTTCGCAGATTGCTAAACTCATTGCCCGCAATATCCGCGACAGGGGCGGCGTTATCATCCGTAACAAAGCGGTGAGAAAACTGGTGGAGCAGGAGGGTAAGATAGTTTATGTTGAGCTACAGCATGGGGAAAAGCTGTATGCTGATCACTTTATTTCCAACATCCACCCGGTAAAAACATTGGAGATGACGGATTCGTCCGTGATTAAAAACGTGTACCGCAACAGGCTCAAAAGCCTCGAAAATTCGGTATCGTCGTTCACCATCAACATCGTATTTAAAAAAGATTCATTCAAATATTTTAGCCATAATGTTTACAGCTTTAAGGATGGGCAGGTATGGCACATGGCCGATTATACGGAGCAAAACTGGCCGCTGGGTTATGCCGTGTTCATGACGCCATCATCAAAAAATAAAGAATACGCCGATGGCATGACCATCCTGGCTTATATGCGATATGAGGAAGTGAAGCCATGGGAAAATACTTTCAATACGGTATCTGACGAGGCTTACCGGGGCGAAACTTACGAGCAATTTAAAAAGCGAAAAGCCGAAGTTTTACTGGATGATGTTGAACTGAAATTTCCGGGTTTAAGGGATCAAATCTATTCATACTATACCGCCACGCCGCTCTCATACCGCGATTATATTGGCAATGATGATGGCTCACTTTATGGCATAGCCAAGGATTATAAACACCCGTTGAAAACGTTTATTTCGCCGCGTACCAAACTGCCTAATTTGTACTTCACGGGGCAAAACCTTAATTTACATGGCATTTTAGGGGCAGCCATGAGCGGGATAGTAACCTGTTGCGCTTTGTTGGGCAATGATGATCTGATAGATAAAATAAGAAATGCGTAA